A stretch of Streptomyces vietnamensis DNA encodes these proteins:
- a CDS encoding MFS transporter yields the protein MSSHDAALTEAAAASDKRRWIALAIVMTAAFMDLVDATIVNIAIPSIEKDLGASFGAIQWITAGYALAFAAGLITGGRLGDIYGRKRLFLLGTAGFTLASALCGFAANQEMLVGSRLLQGAAAAMMVPQVLSIIHVTFPAHERGKVFGMFGAIIGLGAVSGPLLGALLTQWNIAGLEWRPIFLINLPVGIAALVLGRKFITESKAPKALKLDLVGVLLVTAALLMLVYPLTRGRELDWPLWGHLMMAGSVLVFGALVAYEKYKTKKDGSPLIELSLFKVKSFAAGIAVQLTFGVVLGIFFLVWTLYMQIGLGWTPLHAGLTGVPFSIAVSTAAGLSVQKLVPRFGRKVLQAGALTMIAGILLYFFVAGRYGTGIHSWQMIPPLVVMGLGMGLIVAPLTDAVLSEVPKEHAGSASGLINTTGQMGNALGLGLVSVVFFGTIDDEKLAKAPTEVGTAFVNAFQNSLGWAAGVLAVIFLVMFALPAKPKQHLEGGDDEVVADEIEKEPVLAH from the coding sequence ATGAGTTCACACGACGCCGCCCTCACGGAAGCGGCAGCGGCCAGCGACAAGAGGCGCTGGATCGCCCTCGCCATCGTCATGACCGCCGCCTTCATGGACCTGGTCGACGCCACGATCGTCAACATCGCGATCCCCAGCATCGAGAAGGACCTCGGGGCCTCGTTCGGTGCCATCCAGTGGATCACCGCCGGGTACGCGCTCGCGTTCGCCGCCGGCCTGATCACCGGCGGGCGGCTCGGGGACATCTACGGCCGCAAGCGCCTCTTCCTCCTCGGCACCGCCGGCTTCACCCTCGCCTCGGCGCTCTGCGGCTTCGCGGCCAACCAGGAGATGCTGGTCGGCTCCCGCCTGCTCCAGGGCGCGGCGGCCGCGATGATGGTGCCGCAGGTCCTGTCGATCATCCACGTCACCTTCCCGGCGCACGAGCGCGGCAAGGTCTTCGGGATGTTCGGCGCGATCATCGGCCTCGGCGCGGTTTCGGGCCCGCTGCTCGGCGCGCTGCTCACCCAGTGGAACATCGCGGGCCTGGAGTGGCGCCCGATCTTCCTGATCAACCTGCCGGTCGGCATCGCCGCCCTGGTCCTGGGCCGGAAGTTCATCACCGAGTCGAAGGCGCCGAAGGCGCTCAAGCTCGACCTGGTCGGCGTGCTCCTGGTGACGGCCGCGCTGCTGATGCTGGTCTACCCGCTGACGCGCGGCCGTGAGCTGGACTGGCCGCTGTGGGGCCACCTGATGATGGCCGGCAGCGTGCTCGTCTTCGGCGCGCTCGTGGCGTACGAGAAGTACAAGACGAAGAAGGACGGTTCGCCGCTCATCGAGCTGTCGCTGTTCAAGGTGAAGAGCTTCGCGGCCGGCATCGCGGTGCAGCTGACCTTCGGTGTCGTGCTCGGCATCTTCTTCCTGGTCTGGACGCTCTACATGCAGATCGGGCTCGGCTGGACCCCGCTGCACGCGGGTCTGACCGGGGTGCCGTTCTCGATCGCGGTCTCGACGGCGGCGGGCCTGTCCGTGCAGAAGCTGGTGCCGCGCTTCGGCCGGAAGGTGCTCCAGGCAGGCGCTCTGACGATGATCGCGGGCATCCTGCTCTACTTCTTCGTGGCCGGGCGGTACGGGACCGGGATCCACTCCTGGCAGATGATTCCGCCGCTGGTGGTCATGGGTCTCGGCATGGGTCTGATCGTGGCGCCGCTGACGGACGCGGTGCTGTCGGAGGTGCCGAAGGAGCACGCCGGTTCGGCCTCGGGTCTGATCAACACGACCGGGCAGATGGGCAACGCGCTCGGACTCGGCCTGGTGTCGGTGGTCTTCTTCGGGACGATCGACGACGAGAAGCTCGCCAAGGCCCCGACCGAGGTGGGGACGGCGTTCGTGAACGCCTTCCAGAACTCGCTGGGTTGGGCGGCGGGCGTGCTCGCCGTGATCTTCCTGGTGATGTTCGCGCTGCCGGCGAAGCCGAAGCAGCACCTGGAGGGCGGCGACGACGAGGTCGTCGCCGACGAGATCGAGAAGGAGCCGGTGCTCGCGCACTGA
- a CDS encoding SDR family oxidoreductase codes for MQQHTSTRTALVTGSSRGIGRAIARRLAADGMVVAVHYGRDAAAAQETVDLIVRDGGRAFSVGADLATHDGVLALVEGVRAGLAAHTGEAALDVLVNNAAAATSGGHLADETPEEFDRVFAVNVRAPYFLVQGLLPVLRDGGRIINIGSAVTRIALADELAYAMTKGAMETFTRTLANVVGERRITVNTVAPGPTQTASLTAAMAAMPQLEGMLIGGQALPWVGQPEDIADPVAFLASEDGRWITGTVVDASGGTYLGPKR; via the coding sequence ATGCAGCAGCACACCTCCACCCGTACCGCCCTCGTCACCGGTTCCTCCCGGGGCATCGGGCGCGCCATCGCCCGGCGGCTCGCCGCCGACGGGATGGTCGTCGCCGTGCACTACGGGCGGGACGCCGCCGCCGCGCAGGAGACCGTGGACCTGATCGTCCGGGACGGCGGGCGGGCCTTCTCCGTCGGGGCCGACCTGGCCACGCACGACGGGGTCCTCGCGCTGGTCGAGGGCGTCCGGGCCGGGCTCGCCGCCCACACCGGGGAGGCCGCGCTCGACGTGCTCGTCAACAACGCCGCCGCGGCCACCTCCGGCGGGCACCTCGCCGACGAGACCCCGGAGGAGTTCGACCGCGTCTTCGCGGTCAACGTCCGGGCGCCGTACTTCCTCGTCCAGGGCCTGCTGCCGGTGCTCCGGGACGGCGGCCGGATCATCAACATCGGGTCCGCCGTCACCCGGATCGCCCTCGCCGACGAGCTGGCGTACGCGATGACGAAGGGGGCGATGGAGACCTTCACCCGCACCCTCGCCAACGTGGTCGGGGAGCGCCGGATCACCGTCAACACCGTCGCCCCCGGCCCGACGCAGACCGCCTCGCTCACCGCCGCCATGGCCGCGATGCCCCAGCTCGAAGGGATGCTGATCGGCGGTCAGGCGCTGCCGTGGGTCGGGCAGCCCGAGGACATCGCCGATCCGGTGGCCTTCCTGGCCTCGGAGGACGGCCGCTGGATCACCGGCACCGTGGTCGACGCCTCCGGGGGCACTTACCTCGGTCCCAAGCGCTGA
- a CDS encoding P1 family peptidase yields the protein MTLPEETGRQDSITDVSGLRVGHARVAGPGALSGTTVVLAPEGGVVAAVDVRGGGPGTRETDALDPRNVVQRIDAVVLTGGSAYGLDSAAGVMAWLEERHRGVRVGPDPAHVVPVVPAACVFDLGRGGDFTARPDAATGRAAVEAAAASGDHARVETGAVGAGTGAVVGGLRGGVGTASTVLESGITVGALVVVNAVGSAVDPTNGVPYGGCFEAGRPAFPATEVHEAALRRLAEARKASAPPPLNTTLAVVATDAVLTRAQAQKVAGTAHDGIARAVRPVHLMNDGDTVFALATGARELPEGPGPLALNEILAAGADLVTRAIVRAVLAAPGGLRGPGGDFPSYRELYGPEAEAYSR from the coding sequence ATGACACTTCCCGAGGAGACGGGCCGTCAGGACTCGATCACCGACGTGAGCGGGCTGCGCGTCGGCCACGCGCGCGTGGCCGGGCCCGGGGCGCTGAGCGGCACCACGGTCGTCCTGGCCCCGGAGGGCGGGGTCGTCGCCGCCGTGGACGTGCGGGGCGGAGGGCCGGGCACGCGGGAGACGGACGCCCTGGACCCGCGGAACGTGGTCCAGCGGATCGACGCGGTCGTCCTGACCGGCGGCAGCGCGTACGGCCTGGACTCCGCCGCCGGGGTGATGGCCTGGCTGGAGGAGCGGCACCGGGGCGTGCGCGTGGGCCCCGACCCGGCGCACGTGGTGCCGGTGGTGCCCGCCGCGTGCGTCTTCGACCTGGGCCGGGGCGGCGACTTCACGGCCCGCCCGGACGCGGCGACGGGCCGGGCGGCGGTGGAGGCGGCCGCCGCGAGCGGGGACCACGCGCGCGTGGAGACGGGCGCGGTCGGGGCGGGCACGGGGGCCGTGGTCGGCGGCCTGCGGGGCGGGGTGGGGACGGCGAGCACCGTCCTGGAGTCGGGGATCACGGTCGGCGCGCTCGTGGTGGTGAACGCGGTCGGCTCGGCCGTCGACCCGACGAACGGCGTCCCGTACGGCGGCTGCTTCGAGGCCGGCCGGCCCGCCTTCCCGGCTACCGAGGTCCACGAGGCGGCCCTGCGGCGGCTCGCGGAGGCCCGGAAGGCGTCCGCCCCGCCGCCGCTGAACACCACGCTCGCCGTCGTCGCGACGGACGCCGTCCTGACCCGGGCCCAGGCCCAGAAGGTCGCGGGCACCGCGCACGACGGCATCGCGCGCGCGGTGCGCCCGGTGCACCTGATGAACGACGGGGACACGGTCTTCGCGCTCGCCACCGGGGCGCGGGAGCTGCCGGAGGGGCCGGGTCCGCTCGCCCTGAACGAGATCCTGGCGGCCGGCGCTGACCTGGTGACCCGGGCGATCGTCCGCGCGGTCCTCGCCGCCCCTGGCGGTCTGCGCGGCCCGGGCGGCGACTTCCCCTCGTACCGCGAGCTGTACGGACCGGAGGCGGAGGCGTACTCCCGGTAA
- a CDS encoding collagen-like protein, translated as MRPDLRTRSPLGPLARRRAWVSGGAVASLALVLTGMAGPAMAMAPGGLAASSAAARGGECPEGPHGPHHPKMGEVGAYVDGEVQHALESGARAARSLKGGGYGDDCENHGGQPGPTGPTGPQGPKGDTGPAGPKGDKGDTGPQGPQGPTGPGGGATGPTGPAGPQGPAGPKGDTGGVGPAGPAGPAGPQGPQGPTGPGGGATGPTGPAGPQGPAGPQGPAGPQGPAGPQGPAGPQGDTGSTGPAGPQGPAGPKGDTGAAGPCVDIDTYSPSNTEDFQAALYNGKAFAGKASVPGGTIVWQDLTNTVATATDPANPNYPATACGIAIEAQGNDAFIKVITPSGAVWQTHGDIQGNTFVWDEAWVQQTTPTPVAMRALKGKFKGDMKHGSVNHH; from the coding sequence ATGCGTCCTGATCTCAGGACCAGGTCTCCCCTGGGTCCGCTCGCCCGACGTCGCGCCTGGGTCTCCGGCGGTGCCGTCGCCTCGCTCGCCCTCGTCCTGACGGGAATGGCGGGCCCCGCCATGGCGATGGCCCCGGGCGGGCTCGCCGCGTCGAGCGCCGCCGCGAGGGGCGGCGAGTGTCCGGAAGGCCCGCACGGCCCGCACCACCCCAAGATGGGCGAGGTCGGCGCGTACGTCGACGGGGAGGTCCAGCACGCCCTGGAGAGCGGGGCGCGGGCCGCCCGGTCCCTCAAGGGCGGCGGCTACGGCGACGACTGCGAGAACCACGGCGGGCAGCCCGGCCCGACCGGCCCCACGGGTCCCCAGGGCCCGAAGGGCGACACCGGCCCCGCAGGCCCGAAGGGCGACAAGGGCGACACCGGCCCGCAGGGTCCCCAGGGCCCGACCGGCCCGGGTGGCGGCGCCACCGGCCCGACCGGCCCGGCCGGCCCGCAGGGACCGGCGGGACCGAAGGGTGACACCGGCGGCGTCGGCCCCGCAGGCCCGGCAGGACCGGCGGGACCGCAGGGTCCCCAGGGCCCGACCGGCCCGGGTGGCGGCGCCACCGGCCCGACCGGCCCGGCTGGACCGCAGGGGCCGGCTGGACCGCAGGGACCGGCAGGACCGCAGGGGCCGGCGGGACCGCAGGGGCCGGCGGGACCGCAGGGCGACACCGGTAGCACCGGCCCGGCGGGCCCCCAGGGGCCGGCAGGCCCCAAGGGTGACACCGGGGCCGCCGGACCCTGCGTCGACATCGACACCTACAGCCCGTCCAACACCGAGGACTTCCAGGCCGCCCTCTACAACGGCAAGGCGTTCGCCGGCAAGGCGAGCGTGCCGGGCGGGACGATCGTCTGGCAGGACCTCACCAACACGGTCGCGACCGCCACCGACCCCGCCAACCCGAACTACCCCGCCACCGCCTGCGGCATCGCCATCGAGGCCCAGGGCAACGACGCCTTCATCAAGGTGATCACGCCCAGCGGAGCGGTGTGGCAGACGCACGGGGACATCCAGGGCAACACGTTCGTCTGGGACGAGGCCTGGGTGCAGCAGACGACCCCGACGCCGGTCGCCATGCGCGCGCTCAAGGGCAAGTTCAAGGGCGACATGAAGCACGGCTCCGTCAACCACCACTGA
- a CDS encoding sigma-70 family RNA polymerase sigma factor — MATRAVARRQTSAESGAARASSVRAVGGEIADRDLVGMYLDEIARTPLLDAAKEVELSQTIEAGVYAQQILDGEVESEAGGATREELEALVAEGERAKDLFIKSNLRLVVAVARRYPRSGLPLLDLIQEGNAGLVRAVEKFDYAKGFKFSTYATWWIRQAITRSIADQSRTIRLPVHLVEELGRIRRVQREFNRENGREPEPAEIAAELGSTPERVTDVLDWARDPVSLNMSVDDEGETQFGDLLEDTSAVSPEQSVLTLLRSEELDDLIGQLDHRTASIIRMRYGIEDGRERTLTEVGKEHGLTRERIRQIEKHALLELKKMAHNTGFDAVA; from the coding sequence ATGGCAACCCGTGCCGTCGCCCGTCGTCAGACCTCCGCCGAGAGCGGAGCCGCACGGGCAAGCAGCGTTCGCGCCGTGGGCGGGGAGATCGCCGACCGCGACCTGGTCGGCATGTACCTCGACGAGATCGCGCGCACGCCCCTGCTCGACGCCGCCAAGGAGGTCGAGCTCTCCCAGACGATCGAGGCGGGCGTCTACGCCCAGCAGATACTCGACGGAGAGGTGGAGAGCGAGGCGGGCGGTGCGACCCGTGAGGAGCTCGAGGCGCTGGTCGCCGAGGGCGAGCGTGCCAAGGACCTCTTCATCAAGTCCAACCTGCGGCTCGTGGTGGCCGTCGCCCGGCGCTACCCGCGCAGCGGGCTGCCGCTGCTCGACCTGATCCAGGAGGGGAACGCGGGCCTGGTGCGTGCGGTCGAGAAGTTCGACTACGCGAAGGGCTTCAAGTTCTCCACGTACGCCACGTGGTGGATCCGGCAGGCCATCACCCGGTCCATCGCCGACCAGTCCCGGACCATCCGGCTCCCCGTCCACCTGGTGGAGGAGCTCGGCCGGATCCGGCGGGTGCAGCGCGAGTTCAACCGGGAGAACGGCCGGGAGCCCGAGCCCGCCGAGATCGCCGCCGAACTCGGCTCGACGCCCGAGCGCGTCACCGACGTCCTGGACTGGGCGCGGGACCCGGTCTCGCTGAACATGTCGGTGGACGACGAGGGCGAGACCCAGTTCGGCGACCTCCTGGAGGACACCTCGGCGGTCTCCCCCGAGCAGTCCGTCCTCACCCTCCTGCGCAGCGAGGAGCTCGACGACCTCATCGGCCAGCTCGACCACCGGACGGCGTCGATCATCCGCATGCGGTACGGGATCGAGGACGGCCGCGAGCGGACGCTGACGGAGGTCGGCAAGGAGCACGGGCTGACGCGCGAGCGGATCCGGCAGATCGAGAAGCACGCGCTCCTGGAACTGAAGAAGATGGCCCACAACACGGGCTTCGACGCGGTGGCCTAG
- a CDS encoding glycosyltransferase: MKPSICLCMIVKNEARVIERCLASARGLIDTWVISDTGSTDGTQELIRAALAGIPGELREEPWVNFGHNRSLNIARARGRADYLLLLDADHVLRQDGPLPAADGPLADAYMIRHRGPVEYRIKRLVRGDLPWRYEGVTHEYLTADRDHVQENLDALVIEDHADGGSRHDKFERDARLLSAELDRDPTNPRTVFYLAQTLRDMGRSDEAVALYERRAAMGGWGEEVYVSLLQSGVLRADAGDWPAGMDALTRAWESRPERLEACYELVARLRKLRRHQAAHAVVSAVLDQGMPDDVLFTQPWVYRWGLLFEYSITAYWAGDHAASLAACDRLLALPDLPENYREQTRVNRTFAVRRLTETAAAPALVP; the protein is encoded by the coding sequence GTGAAGCCGTCGATCTGCCTCTGCATGATCGTCAAGAACGAGGCCCGCGTCATCGAGCGCTGCCTCGCCTCCGCCCGCGGGCTGATCGACACCTGGGTCATCTCCGACACGGGCTCGACCGACGGGACCCAGGAGCTGATCCGCGCCGCCCTCGCCGGCATCCCGGGCGAGCTGCGCGAGGAGCCGTGGGTGAACTTCGGCCACAACCGCAGCCTGAACATCGCGCGTGCCCGCGGCCGGGCCGACTACCTGCTGCTCCTCGACGCCGACCACGTCCTGCGCCAGGACGGCCCGCTGCCCGCCGCCGACGGCCCGCTCGCCGACGCGTACATGATCCGCCACCGGGGGCCCGTCGAGTACCGCATCAAACGCCTGGTCAGAGGCGATCTGCCCTGGCGGTACGAGGGCGTCACCCACGAGTACCTGACGGCCGACCGGGACCACGTCCAGGAGAACCTGGACGCCCTCGTCATCGAGGACCACGCCGACGGCGGCTCGCGCCACGACAAGTTCGAGCGCGACGCCCGCCTGCTGAGCGCCGAGCTCGACCGGGACCCGACGAACCCCCGTACGGTCTTCTACCTCGCGCAGACCCTGCGGGACATGGGCCGCTCCGACGAGGCCGTCGCCCTCTACGAGCGGCGCGCGGCCATGGGCGGCTGGGGCGAGGAGGTCTACGTCTCCCTGCTCCAGTCGGGTGTCCTGCGGGCCGACGCCGGAGACTGGCCGGCCGGGATGGACGCCCTGACGCGCGCCTGGGAGTCGCGGCCCGAGCGCCTCGAAGCCTGCTACGAGCTGGTGGCGCGGCTGCGGAAGCTGCGGCGCCACCAGGCCGCCCACGCCGTCGTGTCCGCCGTCCTGGACCAGGGGATGCCGGACGACGTGCTGTTCACCCAGCCGTGGGTCTACCGGTGGGGGCTGCTCTTCGAGTACTCGATCACCGCGTACTGGGCGGGTGACCACGCCGCCTCGCTCGCCGCCTGCGACCGGCTGCTCGCGCTGCCGGACCTGCCGGAGAACTACCGCGAACAGACCCGCGTCAACCGGACGTTCGCCGTCCGGCGCCTGACCGAGACCGCCGCGGCCCCCGCCCTCGTCCCCTGA
- a CDS encoding helix-turn-helix transcriptional regulator, translating to MTDTPARLLNLLSLLQTPREWPGSELAERLSVSPRTIRRDIDRLRDLGYPVEATMGAVGGYRLVAGTAMPPLLLDDEEAVAIAVGLRAGAGHAIEGIEEASVRALAKLEQVLPSRLRHRVSVLQNATIPLTRGDGATVTPGTLTALAGAVTGHERLRFGYRAGDGAETKRLVEPYRLVSTGRRWYLVAYDLGREDWRTFRVDRVSEPFATGARFAPRELPSGDAATYMARSMARAQGEVDLDVSFAAPTEFVVARLPSHLVPVAEGPNRCRLRARVADSVEWLALRLALMDVDFTVHGPESLITYVRDLSTRLANATP from the coding sequence ATGACGGACACTCCGGCACGACTCCTGAATCTGCTCTCGCTCCTCCAGACCCCGCGCGAGTGGCCCGGAAGCGAACTCGCCGAACGGCTCTCGGTGTCCCCGCGCACCATCCGCCGGGACATCGACCGGCTCCGCGACCTCGGCTACCCCGTCGAGGCGACCATGGGCGCGGTCGGCGGCTACCGCCTCGTCGCCGGTACGGCCATGCCGCCGCTGCTCCTCGACGACGAGGAGGCCGTCGCGATCGCCGTCGGCCTGCGCGCCGGGGCCGGGCACGCCATCGAGGGCATCGAGGAGGCGTCCGTACGGGCCCTGGCGAAGCTGGAGCAGGTGCTGCCGTCGCGGCTCCGGCACCGGGTCTCCGTCCTCCAGAACGCGACGATCCCGCTGACCCGGGGCGACGGCGCCACCGTCACCCCCGGCACCTTGACCGCGCTCGCGGGCGCGGTGACCGGGCACGAGCGGCTGCGGTTCGGCTACCGGGCCGGGGACGGGGCGGAGACGAAACGGCTCGTGGAGCCGTACCGGCTGGTGTCGACCGGGCGGCGCTGGTACCTCGTCGCGTACGACCTGGGGCGGGAGGACTGGCGGACGTTCCGGGTGGACCGGGTGAGCGAGCCCTTCGCGACGGGCGCGCGGTTCGCTCCGCGCGAGCTGCCGTCGGGGGACGCGGCGACGTACATGGCGCGCTCGATGGCCCGGGCCCAGGGCGAGGTCGACCTGGACGTGTCGTTCGCGGCACCGACCGAGTTCGTCGTGGCGCGCCTCCCGTCCCACCTGGTCCCGGTCGCGGAGGGCCCGAACCGCTGCCGGCTGCGGGCGCGGGTGGCGGACTCGGTGGAGTGGCTGGCCCTCCGCCTCGCCCTCATGGACGTCGACTTCACGGTCCACGGACCGGAGTCCCTGATCACGTACGTGCGGGACCTGTCGACGCGCCTGGCAAACGCAACGCCCTGA
- a CDS encoding DUF6227 family protein, whose translation MNDPQDPHDLYETTETHLERLLGRALNSFDLPDSTVERLGTALAHSSALHSSHHSASLHRTTHRHTYLLADGSALSLWELVHNTGRDGAEQHELYTEESEARLAASRLPAGPLPGWTAERADGRVLDEDDDLELLSALLARPIPAQPRMYVPDNSADHARRVLRRAENADRPGERTARRLRLAFAHHITQAFGRHCPVEGGRDAGFTLYEHQFLLLDGSEVSLWEVEHTATPDGRHMCEVYEDEHAARGAMESRSRVR comes from the coding sequence TTGAACGATCCGCAGGATCCTCACGATCTGTACGAGACGACCGAGACGCACCTTGAGCGGCTCCTCGGCCGGGCGCTCAACTCCTTCGACCTGCCCGACTCGACCGTCGAGCGCCTCGGCACGGCGCTCGCCCACTCCAGCGCGCTGCACTCCTCGCACCACAGCGCGTCGCTGCACCGCACGACCCACCGCCACACCTATCTGCTCGCCGACGGCAGCGCGCTCAGCCTCTGGGAGCTCGTGCACAACACCGGCCGGGACGGCGCCGAGCAGCACGAGCTGTACACGGAGGAGTCGGAGGCGCGGCTCGCCGCCTCCCGTCTCCCGGCCGGGCCGCTGCCGGGCTGGACGGCGGAGCGCGCCGACGGCCGCGTCCTCGACGAGGACGACGACCTGGAGCTGCTGAGCGCCCTGCTGGCCCGCCCGATACCGGCCCAGCCGCGGATGTACGTGCCGGACAACTCCGCCGACCACGCGCGCCGCGTCCTGCGCCGCGCGGAGAACGCGGACCGGCCGGGCGAGCGGACGGCCCGCCGTCTCCGGCTGGCCTTCGCGCACCACATCACGCAGGCCTTCGGGCGCCACTGCCCGGTGGAGGGCGGCCGGGACGCCGGCTTCACCCTCTACGAGCACCAGTTCCTGCTGCTCGACGGCAGCGAGGTCAGCCTCTGGGAGGTCGAGCACACGGCGACGCCGGACGGCCGGCACATGTGCGAGGTGTACGAGGACGAGCACGCGGCCCGCGGGGCGATGGAGTCCCGCTCCCGGGTCCGCTGA
- a CDS encoding ATP-binding protein encodes MMFRLLGPLAMTDATGTPVPAVGGPKVRALLARLLLDAGRTVPVERLVDGLYGDEPPAGAQGALQAQVSRLRRALPPGVAVEFTPAGYRLAIEDVDVLRFEALAREGARAAAAGDPGRAAGLLREALGLWRGPALADVRDAPFAAGQAARLDALRLDAVEEWAAAELTVGGDPMLLVRELEWAIREQPLRERLRGLQMRALGAAGRQAEALAVYEEVRAALAEELGADPSPELSAVHLELLRGTEVPRTFPPLPAPLTDFVGRERERERLAALVAAARLVTLVGPGGAGKTRLALEVGGGLPGEVRFVDLGAVSASTEVAEAFATALGVRDAARLETALAGRPVVLIVDNCEHVVAETAVLVRRLLAACPALRVLTTSREALGITGESLLPLGALESAAAEELFVRRGAAVRPGFTGHARVAELCAGLDGLPLAVELAAARLRTLTVEELADGLGKRFELLSRGDRTAPERHRTLRAVVEWSWSLLEPGERELAARLSVFRGGATAEAVARVCGAGAGPLASLVEKSLVEVRDDGRYRMLETIRAYAAERLPAGDPAFAAHHAYYRELAEAADPELRGPAQLEWLARLDAEDANLRAALRRGTPEDGLRLVAALSPYWWLRGLRGRVAAPVAELLDRVEPSAELGEEYALCVLAAGLREGEHVDRARGFLAGGTAPLRQPYTAFLWSTAIGPLEGLRLADDPWSRSLGLVGRAHLTSSEALFTEALAGFRALGERWGTATALEGLAGLSTDPLPLLAEALALFEELGVAEDVVDLLHRRAAVHEASGDRAAATADRTRATETAQQAGLPT; translated from the coding sequence ATGATGTTCCGCCTCCTCGGACCGCTCGCCATGACCGACGCCACCGGCACCCCGGTGCCCGCCGTCGGCGGCCCCAAGGTCCGCGCCCTGCTCGCCCGGCTCCTCCTCGACGCGGGCCGGACCGTCCCGGTGGAGCGGCTCGTCGACGGCCTGTACGGGGACGAGCCGCCGGCCGGCGCCCAGGGCGCGCTCCAGGCGCAGGTCTCGCGGCTGCGCCGGGCCCTTCCGCCGGGCGTGGCGGTGGAGTTCACGCCCGCCGGGTACCGGCTGGCCATCGAGGACGTGGACGTCCTGCGCTTCGAGGCGCTGGCCCGGGAGGGCGCGCGGGCCGCTGCGGCGGGCGATCCCGGCCGTGCGGCAGGGCTGCTGCGGGAGGCGCTCGGCCTCTGGCGGGGGCCGGCGCTGGCCGACGTACGGGACGCGCCGTTCGCGGCGGGGCAGGCGGCCCGGCTGGACGCGCTGCGGCTCGACGCGGTGGAGGAGTGGGCGGCCGCCGAGTTGACCGTCGGCGGGGACCCGATGCTCCTCGTACGGGAGTTGGAGTGGGCGATCCGGGAGCAGCCGCTGCGGGAACGGCTGCGGGGCCTGCAGATGCGGGCGCTCGGCGCGGCGGGCCGGCAGGCGGAGGCGCTCGCTGTGTACGAGGAGGTGCGGGCGGCCCTCGCGGAGGAGCTGGGGGCCGATCCGTCGCCGGAGCTGTCCGCCGTACACCTGGAGCTGCTGCGGGGTACGGAGGTGCCGAGGACGTTCCCGCCGCTGCCGGCCCCGCTGACGGACTTCGTGGGCCGCGAACGGGAACGGGAGCGGCTGGCGGCCCTGGTGGCGGCCGCGCGCCTGGTGACCCTGGTGGGCCCGGGCGGCGCGGGCAAGACGCGCCTGGCCCTGGAGGTGGGCGGAGGGCTGCCGGGGGAGGTGCGGTTCGTGGACCTGGGGGCGGTGTCCGCTTCCACCGAGGTCGCGGAGGCATTCGCCACGGCACTCGGGGTACGGGACGCGGCGCGGCTCGAAACGGCCCTGGCCGGGCGGCCGGTGGTGCTGATCGTGGACAACTGCGAGCACGTGGTCGCGGAGACGGCCGTCCTCGTACGGCGCCTGCTGGCCGCCTGCCCGGCGCTACGGGTCCTGACGACGAGCCGTGAGGCCCTCGGGATCACCGGGGAGTCCCTGCTGCCGCTCGGCGCGCTGGAGTCGGCGGCGGCGGAAGAACTGTTCGTACGGCGCGGGGCGGCGGTCCGGCCCGGATTCACGGGCCACGCACGCGTGGCGGAGCTCTGCGCGGGGCTCGACGGGCTGCCGCTCGCCGTCGAACTGGCGGCGGCCCGGCTGCGGACCCTGACCGTGGAAGAACTGGCGGACGGCCTCGGCAAGCGGTTCGAACTACTGTCACGCGGGGACCGCACGGCGCCGGAACGGCACCGCACGCTGCGGGCGGTGGTGGAGTGGAGCTGGTCGCTCCTCGAACCGGGCGAACGGGAGCTGGCGGCGCGGCTCTCGGTGTTCCGGGGCGGGGCGACGGCGGAGGCGGTCGCCCGGGTGTGCGGGGCGGGCGCGGGCCCGCTGGCCTCGCTCGTGGAGAAGTCGCTGGTGGAGGTACGGGACGACGGCCGGTACCGGATGCTGGAGACGATCCGCGCGTACGCCGCCGAACGGCTCCCGGCCGGGGACCCGGCGTTCGCCGCGCACCACGCGTACTACCGGGAGCTCGCCGAGGCGGCCGATCCCGAACTGCGCGGGCCCGCCCAGCTGGAGTGGCTGGCCCGGCTCGACGCGGAGGACGCGAACCTGCGGGCGGCGCTGCGGCGGGGCACCCCGGAGGACGGGCTGCGGCTCGTGGCCGCGCTCAGCCCGTACTGGTGGCTGCGCGGGCTCCGGGGCCGGGTGGCGGCGCCGGTCGCGGAGCTCCTGGACCGGGTGGAGCCGTCTGCGGAACTCGGCGAGGAGTACGCGCTGTGCGTCCTCGCGGCGGGCCTCCGGGAGGGCGAACACGTGGACCGGGCCAGGGGGTTCCTCGCCGGGGGTACGGCTCCGCTGCGGCAGCCGTACACGGCGTTCCTCTGGTCGACCGCCATCGGCCCCCTGGAGGGCCTCCGCCTCGCCGACGACCCCTGGTCCCGGTCCCTCGGGCTCGTGGGCCGCGCCCATCTGACCTCCTCGGAGGCCCTCTTCACGGAGGCCCTCGCGGGCTTCCGGGCGCTCGGGGAGCGATGGGGGACGGCGACGGCGCTGGAGGGCCTGGCAGGCCTCTCGACCGACCCGCTGCCGCTCCTCGCGGAGGCCCTGGCCCTCTTCGAGGAACTGGGGGTGGCCGAGGACGTGGTGGACCTGCTCCACCGCCGCGCCGCCGTCCACGAGGCATCCGGAGACCGGGCAGCAGCGACGGCGGACCGCACCCGCGCGACGGAAACGGCCCAACAAGCGGGCCTGCCGACCTGA